One window of Cervus elaphus chromosome 2, mCerEla1.1, whole genome shotgun sequence genomic DNA carries:
- the LOC122676954 gene encoding proline-rich protein 36-like, whose translation MVIFCSAEWPSFNVGWPPEGTFDLRTVRRVQEIILRPQSGHPDQVPYILVWEDLIVSPTPWIQPFLPPQAAAATEILVAEEKKKPPAAPSAPVLQEDSTLDLLITPPPYSLPPPIQPEPPLPQPSPEAAGGGPAMNTRNRRAASPGGPADSTSAAILPLRALGPPDADGNQPLQYWPFSTSGLYNWRTQNAPFSERPKEFINLLETVLFTHQPTWDDCQQLLQILFTTEERERIQLEARKLVPGDNG comes from the coding sequence ATGGTCATCTTTTGCAGCGCTGAATGGCCCAGCTTTAACGTAGGCTGGCCTCCTGAAGGGACTTTCGACTTAAGGACTGTCCGGAGAGTCCAAGAAATCATCCTCAGACCTCAGAGCGGACATCCAGACCAGGTCCCATatatcctggtttgggaagatttaaTAGTCAGCCCAACCCCTTGGATCCAACCCTTTTTACCTCCACAGGCAGCGGCAGCCACGGAGATCCTAGtggctgaagaaaagaaaaagcctccGGCTGCCCCCTCCGCCCCTGTTTTGCAGGAAGATTCGACTCTCGATCTCCTTATCACACCTCCACCatactctctccctcctcctattCAGCCCGAACCCCCACTCCCCCAACCTTCCCCAGAAGCTGCTGGGGGAGGACCTGCAATGAACACCCGAAATCGCAGGGCCGCCTCCCCTGGGGGGCCTGCCGACTCTACTTCAGCAGCTATTCTTCCTCTCAGGGCTCTGGGTCCCCCTGATGCCGATGGAAATCAGCCCCTTCAATATTGGCCCTTTTCTACTAGTGGTTTGTACAATTGGAGGACCCAGAATGCCCCATTTTCAGAGAGACCTAAAGAGTTTATTAATTTGTTAGAAACTGTTCTGTTCACTCATCAACCTACATGGGATGATTGTCAGCAGCTACTCCAGATATTATTCaccacagaagaaagagaaaggatccAGCTAGAGGCACGGAAACTGGTGCCGGGAGATAATGGGTAA